The proteins below are encoded in one region of Oncorhynchus tshawytscha isolate Ot180627B linkage group LG04, Otsh_v2.0, whole genome shotgun sequence:
- the LOC112248181 gene encoding alpha-1-antitrypsin-like: MRTALCLWIVMGVLCPGEVRGHKGNGGDRHHGHSRDHGGDRDHSDRRDREHGDRRDRDHGDRPDHGHGRNHDHGDRRDHGRDHDHGHGRDHGHGRDHGHHHHHEPSDNSTKPVIQGNLEFAYSLYNQLVAQPDNQGKNVFFSPLSVSLALAALSVGAKGQTHQQLFTVLGFNSSLLTQEQVDQAFQTILTQLNQKIGVNLTVGSALFMQNTFTPHPEFLEDLKRFYLSEGVTVDFTNTAKAIDTINTYVGDKTKGKIDKLVKDLDPTTVMYLLSYIYFKGKWEIPFNPADTKEDTFHVDENTTVPVQMMSMMKRFSVYYDQEISTSILHLRYNDSVSMMLVLPEKGLASLDEVICLNHITKWHRWKKAREYHVYVPKLSITTTYSLKDILSGIGMPDIFSDRADFSGISEELKVAVSEVVQQASLDVDEAGATTAAATGVVLMPLSSRHTHVLKFDHPFMVFVMDRETKNILFMGKIINPANK, translated from the exons ATGAGGACAGCCCTGTGTTTGTGGATCGTTATGGGAGTGCTCTGCCcgggagaggtcagaggtcacaaaGGTAACGGAGGTGACCGCCACCACGGTCACAGTCGCGACCATGGTGGTGACCGTGACCATAGTGACAGGCGTGACCGCGAACATGGTGACAGGCGCGACCGTGACCATGGTGACAGGCCCGACCACGGTCACGGACGCAACCATGACCATGGTGACAGGCGCGACCACGGGCGCGACCATGACCACGGTCACGGACGAGACCACGGTCACGGACGAGACCAcgggcatcatcatcatcatgagcCCAGTGACAACAGCACTAAACCAGTGATCCAAGGAAACTTGGAGTTTGCTTATAGCCTGTACAATCAGCTGGTGGCTCAACCTGACAACCAGGGCAAGAACGTGTTCTTCTCCCCGCTGAGTGTGTCCCTGGCCCTGGCCGCTCTGTCTGTGGGGGCCAAGGGTCAAACCCACCAGCAGCTTTTCACTGTTCTGGGCTTCAACAGTAGCCTACTGACCCAAGAACAGGTGGACCAGGCCTTCCAGACCATCCTCACACAGCTCAACCAGAAAATAGGTGTGAACCTGACCGTAGGAAGTGCACTTTTCATGCAAAACACCTTTACACCACACCCCGAGTTCCTTGAGGACTTGAAGCGCTTCTACCTTTCTGAGGGTGTCACAGTGGACTTCACCAACACTGCTAAGGCCATCGATACAATCAATACATACGTGGGGGACAAGACTAAAGGCAAGATAGACAAGTTAGTCAAAGATCTGGACCCAACCACTGTCATGTACCTCCTCAGCTACATTTACTTCAAAG GAAAATGGGAGATTCCATTTAACCCTGCAGACACAAAGGAGGACACATTTCATGTGGATGAAAACACCACTGTTCCGGTCCAGATGATGAGCATGATGAAGAGGTTCTCCGTCTACTACGACCAGGAGATCTCCACCAGTATCCTGCATCTCCGCTACAACGACTCAGTATCCATGATGTTGGTGCTACCGGAGAAGGGACTCGCTAGTCTGGACGAAGTCATATGCCTCAACCACATCACCAAGTGGCACAGGTGGAAGAAAGCCAG GGAATATCATGTATATGTTCCCAAGTTGTCCATCACCACAACATACTccctcaaggacattctgagTGGAATTGGAATGCCGGACATATTCAGTGATCGAGCTGACTTCAGTGGAATATCAGAGGAACTGAAGGTGGCTGTCTCAGAG GTGGTGCAACAAGCCTCCTTGGACGTGGATGAGGCTGGAGCGACCACAGCAGCTGCCACAGGTGTGGTCCTTATGCCCCTCTCCTCCCGACACACCCATGTCTTGAAGTTCGACCATCCATTCATGGTCTTTGTCATGGACCGGGAGACCAAGAATATTCTCTTCATGGGCAAGATCATCAACCCAGCCAACAAATAA